The Marinobacter qingdaonensis genome includes a region encoding these proteins:
- a CDS encoding glutathione S-transferase N-terminal domain-containing protein, with protein MGVVTKRSSMTFFSDPASHYSHRVRIVLAEKGVTVDIVDVDPDNPPAELADMNPYNALPTLVDRDLVLYEPNIMMEYLDERFPHPPLLPVYPVARANSRLMIHRIQRDWCGLVDQIVAQPNAKASEAARKELRESLLAAAPLFGEMPFFLSEEFTIVDCCIAPILWRLPALGVELNDKQARPLQKYMDSIFSRDGFKASLSDLEEDMRS; from the coding sequence ATGGGCGTTGTGACCAAGCGGTCATCAATGACGTTTTTCTCGGATCCGGCCAGCCATTACAGCCACCGTGTGCGTATTGTCCTGGCAGAGAAGGGTGTCACCGTCGACATCGTGGATGTGGATCCGGATAACCCGCCGGCCGAACTGGCCGACATGAATCCGTACAACGCCCTGCCGACGCTGGTGGATCGTGATCTGGTGCTGTACGAGCCCAACATCATGATGGAATACCTTGACGAGCGGTTCCCGCATCCGCCGCTGCTGCCGGTCTACCCGGTCGCGCGCGCCAACAGCCGACTGATGATCCACCGGATCCAGCGCGACTGGTGTGGCCTGGTGGACCAGATCGTCGCCCAGCCCAACGCCAAGGCGTCGGAAGCGGCACGCAAGGAGCTGCGCGAAAGCCTGCTGGCCGCGGCGCCCCTGTTCGGCGAGATGCCGTTCTTCCTGTCCGAAGAGTTCACCATTGTGGACTGCTGCATTGCACCGATCCTGTGGCGTCTGCCGGCACTGGGTGTCGAGCTGAATGACAAGCAGGCGCGGCCGCTACAGAAGTACATGGACAGCATCTTCAGTCGGGACGGCTTCAAGGCCAGTCTGTCCGACCTTGAAGAAGACATGCGCAGCTAA
- a CDS encoding cytochrome c1 yields MRKLIFGLFIAIVPALGFAAGGSVPLDHIETDHTNKASLQRGAALFTNYCMGCHSMEYARYKRVSDDLEIPAELYEENLIFTGAKIGELMKNSMNKDMAADWFGAPPPDLTLETRLRGESWVYSYLRGFYKDESRPLGVNNVVFANVGMPHVMVGLQGLCAVEPKIGVDASVEPLSGNINNADVCPEYAIEGSMSAAEFDQAMYDLTNFMSYMGDPIRVERERLGIFVLIFVAIFFVFAYLLNREYWKDVH; encoded by the coding sequence ATGAGAAAGCTGATTTTTGGTCTTTTCATCGCGATCGTCCCGGCCCTCGGGTTTGCGGCCGGCGGATCGGTTCCACTCGATCACATCGAGACCGACCACACCAACAAGGCGTCGCTGCAGCGTGGTGCCGCCCTGTTCACCAACTACTGCATGGGTTGTCATTCCATGGAGTACGCTCGCTACAAGCGCGTGTCCGATGATCTGGAGATTCCGGCCGAGCTGTACGAGGAAAATCTGATTTTCACCGGTGCCAAGATCGGTGAGTTGATGAAGAACTCCATGAACAAGGACATGGCCGCGGACTGGTTCGGTGCACCGCCACCGGACCTGACCCTCGAGACCCGTCTGCGTGGTGAGTCCTGGGTCTATTCCTATCTGCGTGGCTTCTACAAGGACGAATCCCGACCGCTGGGCGTGAACAACGTGGTCTTTGCCAACGTTGGTATGCCCCATGTCATGGTCGGTCTCCAGGGCCTCTGTGCCGTTGAGCCGAAGATCGGTGTTGATGCCAGTGTTGAGCCCCTGAGTGGCAACATCAACAACGCGGATGTCTGCCCCGAGTACGCCATTGAGGGCAGCATGTCGGCCGCCGAGTTCGATCAGGCAATGTACGACCTGACCAACTTCATGTCCTACATGGGCGACCCGATCCGGGTGGAGCGCGAGCGTCTGGGCATTTTCGTCCTGATCTTCGTGGCCATCTTCTTCGTCTTTGCCTACCTGCTCAATCGTGAGTACTGGAAGGACGTGCATTAA
- a CDS encoding cytochrome bc complex cytochrome b subunit, whose product MNKLLNWVDERLPVVDAWNKHVGKYYAPKNFNIWYFFGSLAMLVLVNQLITGIWLTMSYNPSAEGAFASVEYIMRDVEWGWLLRYLHSTGASAFFIVVYLHMFRGLMYGSYQKPRELIWIFGMLIYLMLMAEAFMGYLLPWGQMSYWGAQVIVNLFGAIPVIGEDLSLWIRGDYLISGITLNRFFALHVVALPIVLLGLVVLHILALHEVGSNNPDGIDIKKNKDENGIPKDGIPFHPYYTVHDLLGVAVFFFIFFVVVFFFPEAGGLFIEKPNFEPANALKTPEHIAPVWYFTPFYAMLRAVTVDLFGLPAKFWGVVVMGGAIAILFVLPWLDRSPVRSMRYKGWMSRIALAILVVSFVVLGYLGLVPATEGRTTVAQILTVLYFLYFILMPFYTRMEKTKPVPERVTG is encoded by the coding sequence ATGAACAAGCTACTGAACTGGGTCGATGAGCGTCTGCCCGTCGTCGATGCCTGGAACAAGCACGTCGGCAAGTACTACGCGCCCAAGAACTTCAACATTTGGTACTTCTTTGGCTCCCTGGCCATGCTGGTGCTGGTCAACCAGTTGATCACCGGGATCTGGCTGACCATGAGCTACAACCCGTCGGCCGAAGGCGCCTTTGCCTCGGTTGAATACATCATGCGGGATGTCGAGTGGGGCTGGTTGTTGCGCTATCTGCACTCTACCGGCGCCTCGGCCTTCTTCATCGTAGTCTATCTGCACATGTTCCGCGGTCTGATGTACGGGTCCTACCAGAAGCCGCGCGAGCTGATTTGGATCTTCGGTATGCTCATCTACCTGATGCTCATGGCCGAAGCCTTCATGGGTTACCTGCTGCCCTGGGGCCAGATGTCCTACTGGGGTGCCCAGGTTATCGTTAACCTGTTTGGCGCCATTCCGGTGATTGGTGAAGACCTGTCCCTGTGGATTCGTGGTGACTACCTGATTTCCGGCATTACCCTGAACCGTTTCTTCGCCCTGCACGTGGTTGCCCTGCCGATCGTCTTGCTTGGTCTGGTGGTACTGCACATCCTGGCACTGCACGAAGTGGGTTCCAACAACCCGGACGGTATCGACATCAAGAAGAACAAGGACGAGAACGGCATCCCCAAAGATGGCATTCCGTTCCACCCGTATTACACCGTGCACGACCTGCTGGGTGTAGCGGTCTTCTTCTTCATCTTCTTCGTGGTGGTGTTCTTCTTCCCGGAGGCCGGCGGCCTGTTCATCGAGAAGCCGAACTTCGAGCCTGCGAACGCCCTGAAGACGCCCGAGCACATTGCCCCGGTCTGGTACTTCACGCCGTTCTACGCCATGCTGCGAGCGGTCACCGTTGACCTGTTCGGTCTGCCGGCCAAGTTCTGGGGTGTGGTCGTGATGGGTGGCGCCATTGCCATCCTGTTCGTGCTGCCCTGGCTGGATCGCAGCCCGGTCCGCTCCATGCGCTACAAAGGCTGGATGAGCCGCATCGCCCTGGCGATCCTGGTGGTCAGCTTTGTTGTGCTGGGCTATCTGGGCCTGGTGCCGGCGACCGAAGGCCGCACCACCGTGGCTCAGATCCTGACCGTGCTCTACTTCCTGTACTTCATTCTCATGCCGTTCTACACGCGCATGGAAAAAACCAAGCCAGTGCCAGAGAGGGTGACGGGATAA
- the petA gene encoding ubiquinol-cytochrome c reductase iron-sulfur subunit, giving the protein MSNGDVSQGRRRFLIGATAAVGGVGVVGAAVPFLGSWNPSAKAEAAGAPVTVNVSKLEPGQQITVEWRGKPVWVIRRDEAMLENIEKLNDVVKDPQSESPQQPPYIDGIYRALKPEIAVIVGLCTHLGCVPSYRPEVAPADLGENWLGGLFCPCHGSKYDLAGRVYDAQPAPLNLEVPPYRFDDDATLTIGLDPEAA; this is encoded by the coding sequence ATGAGTAATGGCGACGTGAGCCAAGGCCGGCGCCGGTTCTTGATTGGCGCGACAGCAGCGGTCGGTGGCGTAGGCGTTGTTGGTGCGGCAGTACCTTTTCTGGGGTCCTGGAACCCCAGCGCGAAAGCAGAAGCTGCGGGCGCGCCGGTAACTGTCAACGTCAGCAAGCTGGAGCCCGGTCAGCAAATTACCGTCGAATGGCGTGGCAAGCCCGTTTGGGTCATCCGCCGCGATGAGGCGATGCTCGAGAACATCGAGAAACTCAACGACGTGGTTAAGGATCCCCAGTCGGAATCGCCACAGCAGCCGCCCTACATCGATGGTATTTATCGTGCCTTGAAGCCCGAGATTGCCGTGATTGTCGGCCTGTGTACGCACCTGGGGTGCGTGCCGTCCTACCGTCCGGAAGTGGCGCCCGCGGATCTGGGTGAAAACTGGCTGGGCGGCCTGTTCTGCCCCTGTCACGGTTCCAAGTACGACCTGGCCGGACGGGTATACGATGCGCAGCCTGCGCCCTTGAACCTCGAGGTGCCGCCTTATCGTTTTGACGATGATGCGACCCTCACGATTGGACTTGATCCGGAGGCGGCGTAA
- the rpsI gene encoding 30S ribosomal protein S9, protein MSVAQNYGTGRRKTSTARVFIKPGSGNISINGRSIEEFFGRETLRMIVRQPLVVAESTDRFDINITVKGGGISGQAGAIRHGLTRALMDYDETLRPALRKAGYVTRDAREVERKKVGLRKARKRPQFSKR, encoded by the coding sequence ATGTCTGTAGCACAAAATTACGGTACTGGTCGCCGCAAGACATCCACGGCTCGGGTTTTCATCAAGCCGGGAAGCGGTAACATCTCCATCAACGGTCGCTCCATCGAAGAGTTCTTCGGTCGCGAGACCCTGCGCATGATCGTTCGTCAGCCGCTGGTTGTTGCGGAATCCACTGACCGGTTCGACATCAACATCACCGTCAAGGGTGGTGGCATCAGCGGTCAGGCCGGCGCGATTCGCCACGGTCTTACCCGTGCCCTGATGGATTACGACGAGACTCTGCGTCCGGCCCTGCGCAAGGCAGGCTACGTTACCCGTGACGCCCGTGAAGTCGAGCGTAAGAAAGTGGGTCTGCGGAAGGCGCGTAAGCGTCCTCAGTTCTCCAAGCGTTAA
- the rplM gene encoding 50S ribosomal protein L13 yields the protein MKTLSAKPETVKRDWYVVDAAGKTLGRLSTEIARRLRGKHKPEYTPHVDTGDYIVVINASQVRVTGKKSSDKMYYSHTGFPGGIKSINFEKLVDKAPEQIIQKSVKGMLPKGPLGRAMFKKLKIYAGAEHPHAAQQPKELDI from the coding sequence ATGAAGACTCTGAGTGCGAAACCAGAAACAGTAAAACGTGACTGGTACGTTGTAGACGCAGCCGGCAAGACGCTGGGTCGTCTGTCAACCGAAATCGCCCGTCGTCTGCGGGGCAAGCATAAGCCTGAGTACACCCCTCATGTAGACACTGGCGATTACATCGTGGTTATCAACGCGAGCCAAGTGCGGGTTACCGGCAAGAAGTCATCTGACAAGATGTACTACAGTCACACCGGCTTTCCGGGTGGAATCAAGTCCATCAACTTCGAGAAGCTGGTCGACAAGGCGCCTGAGCAAATCATCCAGAAGTCTGTCAAAGGCATGCTTCCGAAGGGCCCGCTCGGCCGCGCCATGTTCAAGAAGCTGAAAATCTATGCCGGCGCTGAGCATCCTCACGCAGCCCAGCAGCCCAAAGAACTCGACATTTAA
- a CDS encoding TatD family hydrolase, giving the protein MQFVDAHCHFDFPRFDGCRDTELGKARAAGLQRLVIPGVRREDWARVRDTALAYPDVYYCLGIHPWFSADHRLADLDLIEEWLTADPERCVAIGECGLDRLRGGSLAEQYPLFEAQVSLAQRLERPLVIHSVKTHDDVHGVLNRCHWSGAALIHGFSGSYQQAAKLVDLGCKIGVGGVITHDRARKTRDTLARLPLAALVLETDAPDMAPEGVRPGQNSPAYLGGILAALAELRGTSPQALAPQLLANVEELYGWRRERIGE; this is encoded by the coding sequence GTGCAATTCGTCGACGCTCATTGTCATTTTGATTTCCCTCGGTTCGATGGGTGTCGTGACACCGAGCTCGGCAAGGCACGGGCGGCGGGGCTTCAGCGCCTGGTGATCCCGGGCGTGCGTCGAGAGGACTGGGCCAGGGTGCGGGACACGGCGCTAGCCTATCCGGATGTGTATTACTGCCTGGGAATTCACCCCTGGTTCAGCGCCGACCATCGACTCGCCGATCTCGACCTGATCGAGGAGTGGCTCACGGCCGACCCCGAACGCTGCGTCGCCATCGGCGAGTGCGGTCTGGATCGGCTGCGGGGCGGCAGTCTGGCCGAGCAGTATCCGTTGTTCGAGGCCCAGGTAAGCTTGGCCCAACGACTCGAGCGTCCGCTGGTCATTCACTCGGTCAAGACCCACGACGACGTTCACGGTGTGCTCAACCGTTGCCATTGGAGCGGCGCTGCCCTGATTCACGGCTTCTCCGGCAGTTACCAGCAAGCCGCGAAGCTGGTGGACCTGGGGTGCAAAATCGGGGTCGGGGGCGTGATTACCCATGACCGGGCCCGAAAGACCCGGGACACCCTGGCCCGATTGCCGCTCGCGGCGCTGGTCCTGGAAACGGATGCGCCCGACATGGCGCCCGAAGGTGTGCGCCCGGGGCAGAATTCCCCGGCCTATCTCGGCGGCATTCTGGCGGCACTGGCGGAGCTGCGGGGCACCTCCCCGCAAGCCCTCGCGCCCCAATTGTTGGCGAATGTGGAGGAGCTCTACGGCTGGCGCCGGGAACGCATAGGGGAATAA
- the prfC gene encoding peptide chain release factor 3, with protein MSNLSKEVAKRRTFAIISHPDAGKTTITEKVLLFGQAIQKAGTVKGKKSGQHAKSDWMEMEKERGISVTTSVMQFPYGGKLVNLLDTPGHEDFSEDTYRTLTAVDSCLMVIDSAKGVEDRTIKLMEVTRLRDTPILTFMNKLDRDTRDPVELMDEVEEVLNIACAPITWPIGMGKSFKGVYHLHRDEVILYQSGQGHTIQDARIIAGLDNPELDEALGAYAADLRDEIELVKGASHEFDQEAFLAGELTPVFFGTALGNFGVDHMLDGLVKWAPEPQARDTDQRLVEPAEDGFSGFVFKIQANMDPQHRDRVAFLRIVSGKYSQGMKARHVRIGKDVRFSDALTFMAGDREHADEAFAGDIIGLHNHGTIQLGDTFTAGDSMKFTGIPNFAPELFRRIRLKDPLKAKQLQKGLIQLSEEGAVQVFRPVRNNDLIVGAVGVLQFDVVVSRLKSEYKVEAIYEPINVATARWVTCQDERKLDEFQRKNGDNLALDGSDRLAYIAPTMVNLNLAQERFPDIQFHKTREH; from the coding sequence ATGTCTAACCTCTCCAAGGAAGTGGCCAAGCGCCGCACCTTCGCGATCATCTCGCACCCGGATGCCGGTAAAACCACCATCACCGAAAAGGTTCTGCTGTTCGGTCAGGCCATCCAGAAGGCCGGCACCGTCAAAGGCAAGAAGTCCGGTCAGCACGCCAAGTCCGACTGGATGGAAATGGAGAAGGAGCGGGGCATCTCCGTGACCACCTCGGTGATGCAGTTCCCCTACGGCGGCAAGCTGGTCAACCTGCTGGATACGCCGGGCCACGAGGACTTCTCCGAGGACACCTATCGAACCCTGACCGCCGTGGATTCCTGCCTGATGGTGATCGACAGCGCCAAGGGCGTTGAGGACCGCACCATCAAGCTGATGGAGGTTACCCGGCTGCGGGATACCCCGATCCTGACTTTCATGAACAAGCTGGACCGGGACACCCGGGACCCGGTGGAGCTGATGGACGAGGTCGAGGAGGTGCTGAACATCGCCTGCGCGCCCATTACCTGGCCCATCGGCATGGGCAAGAGCTTCAAGGGGGTTTACCACCTGCACCGGGACGAGGTCATCCTGTACCAGTCCGGCCAGGGGCACACCATCCAGGACGCCCGCATCATTGCCGGCCTGGACAACCCGGAACTGGATGAGGCGCTTGGTGCCTACGCTGCGGATCTGCGGGACGAAATCGAACTGGTCAAAGGTGCATCCCATGAGTTCGATCAGGAAGCCTTCCTGGCGGGCGAGCTGACGCCGGTGTTCTTCGGTACTGCACTGGGTAACTTCGGTGTCGATCACATGCTGGATGGTCTGGTGAAATGGGCGCCCGAGCCGCAGGCGCGGGACACCGACCAGCGTCTGGTGGAGCCGGCCGAAGATGGCTTCTCGGGCTTTGTCTTCAAGATCCAGGCCAATATGGACCCGCAGCATCGGGACCGGGTGGCGTTCCTGCGGATCGTGTCCGGCAAGTACAGCCAGGGCATGAAGGCCCGGCACGTCCGGATTGGCAAGGACGTGCGGTTCTCCGACGCCCTGACCTTCATGGCCGGCGATCGCGAGCACGCCGACGAGGCCTTTGCCGGCGACATCATCGGCCTGCACAACCACGGCACCATTCAGCTCGGCGATACCTTCACGGCCGGCGACAGCATGAAGTTCACCGGCATCCCGAACTTCGCCCCGGAACTGTTCCGCCGGATCCGTTTGAAGGACCCGTTGAAAGCCAAGCAGCTGCAGAAAGGGCTGATCCAGCTGTCGGAGGAGGGCGCGGTCCAGGTCTTCCGGCCGGTCCGCAACAACGACCTGATCGTCGGTGCGGTCGGGGTGCTCCAGTTCGATGTGGTGGTCAGTCGCCTGAAGAGCGAATACAAGGTTGAGGCCATCTACGAGCCCATCAACGTGGCGACCGCTCGTTGGGTCACCTGTCAGGACGAGCGCAAGCTGGACGAGTTCCAGCGCAAGAACGGCGACAACCTGGCGCTGGATGGCAGTGACCGGCTGGCCTACATCGCCCCGACCATGGTTAACCTGAACCTGGCCCAGGAGCGATTCCCGGACATTCAGTTCCACAAGACCCGGGAGCACTGA
- the rimI gene encoding ribosomal protein S18-alanine N-acetyltransferase encodes MSPSQNACRCSQTETLHIRSLAADDLPEVLEIERLGYSHPWTEAVFRDCFRDNYRLWAGCRDGRLVAYAVVAYLADEAHLLNLCVDPRRQRQGAGRLLLRHLLSEAGREQMFQTLLEVRVSNEAAYRLYQAEGFEEIGRRPGYYPAAQGREDARVMALRFSR; translated from the coding sequence ATGAGCCCCAGCCAGAACGCGTGTCGGTGCAGTCAGACCGAGACGCTGCATATCCGCTCATTGGCCGCGGACGATCTGCCCGAGGTGTTGGAGATTGAGCGGCTCGGGTACTCCCATCCCTGGACCGAGGCCGTGTTTCGGGACTGTTTCCGGGACAATTATCGCCTTTGGGCCGGGTGCCGCGACGGGCGACTGGTCGCCTACGCCGTGGTTGCCTACCTCGCCGACGAGGCCCACCTGCTCAACCTCTGTGTGGATCCGCGGCGCCAGCGCCAGGGTGCCGGCCGCCTGTTGTTGCGGCATCTGCTGTCCGAGGCCGGGCGTGAGCAGATGTTCCAGACCCTGCTGGAGGTCCGGGTCAGCAACGAGGCAGCATACCGCCTGTATCAAGCCGAGGGCTTCGAGGAGATTGGCCGCCGGCCCGGCTATTACCCGGCGGCGCAGGGTCGTGAAGATGCCCGGGTCATGGCGCTCCGGTTTTCCCGCTGA
- a CDS encoding 2-isopropylmalate synthase, whose protein sequence is MANLQALMESPAGDKRPSTPDAAVQSAKAPVAETTEPAVPVAPATEPVPVLNLNVWVGERVALVAGLSSDASLRLQQTLATNILRSLGEASAQSHGNLRWPVFNNLRAPGNSLTDLRAVMAHVLAGAEGRKVIALGVAPAEESGAGGLQHIAGIEPAIAYPHTLAELAVSPTLKRGLWQAIKALAGP, encoded by the coding sequence GTGGCGAACCTGCAGGCGCTGATGGAATCGCCAGCCGGCGACAAGCGGCCCTCGACGCCGGATGCCGCGGTCCAGTCGGCCAAGGCCCCGGTGGCGGAAACGACGGAGCCTGCGGTACCGGTTGCGCCTGCGACCGAGCCGGTTCCGGTTTTGAATCTCAACGTCTGGGTTGGCGAGCGGGTTGCCCTGGTAGCTGGTCTCTCCAGCGACGCCAGCCTGAGGCTGCAGCAAACCCTGGCAACCAACATTCTCCGGAGCCTCGGTGAGGCTTCCGCGCAATCACACGGCAACCTGCGCTGGCCGGTGTTCAACAACCTCCGGGCGCCCGGGAATTCCCTGACCGACCTGCGTGCGGTCATGGCCCATGTCCTTGCCGGCGCCGAGGGGCGGAAAGTAATCGCCCTGGGGGTTGCGCCCGCCGAGGAATCTGGTGCGGGTGGCCTGCAACACATTGCGGGTATCGAACCTGCCATTGCCTACCCACATACCCTGGCCGAACTGGCCGTCAGCCCGACGCTCAAGCGGGGGCTCTGGCAGGCCATCAAGGCGCTGGCCGGGCCATGA